The genomic interval GAACCCGTGAACCTCGTGCTCCACGGGCCCGTCGGCGTGGGGAAGACCGCGGCGGTGCGCGCGCTCGCGGCCGCCGCACACGAGAGCGAGAACGACCTGTTCGAGTTGAACGTGAAGGACTTCTTCGGGATGACGAAAAAGGAGATAGCGAACGACCCCCGGTTCGAGCACTTCATCACGCCGAAACGCAAGCGCGAGTCCTCGAAGGCCGACCTCATCAACTACGTGCTGAAGGAGTCCGCGAGCTATCCGCCGGTGTCGGGCGACTACACGACCGTCCTGCTCGACAACGCCGAATCCATCCGCGAGGACTTCCAGCAGGCGCTCCGCCGCGTGATGGAACAGCACCACGAGGCGACCCAGTTCGTCATCGCGACCCGCCAGCCGACGAAGCTCATCCCGCCGATTCGCTCGCGGTGCTTCCCGGTCTCCGTGCGCGCGCCGACGGCGGACGAGACCGTCGGCGTCCTCCGCGACATCGTCGAAGCCGAGGAGGTCGCGTACGAGGACGACGGCCTGGAGTACGTCGCGGGGTACGCCGCCGGCAACCTCCGGAAGGCCGTCACCGCCGCACAAGCCACGTACGAGGCGGAGGGCGAGGTGACGATGGACGCCGCCTACGAGACCCTCCAGGACGTGGGACTGGACGACGAGATTTCGGGGATGCTGGACGACGCCGAGGCCGGCGACTTCACGGACGCGCGCTCCACCCTCGACGACCTGCTCGTGGACGAAGGCCTGGACGGAACCGAAGTCCTGGACGAAATCCTCAGAGTCGGCCGCTCGCGGTACGCGGGCGACGACCTCGCGGAACTCCACGAACTCGCGGGCGACGTGGACGTGATGCTCGCCGAGGGGAACAGCGACCGCGTCCAACTCGGGCGGATGCTCGCGGAACTCGGGCGCTAGCCGCCGTGCGGCCTTACGATTCGTCGGTTCGTCGGCGGTAGGTGACGAACGCGAACTCCTCGCGGTCGTCGCGCTCGACTTCCGCCCAGTCCTCGCGATTCCAGTCCGGGAAGTGGGTGTCGCCCTCGTACTCCTCGCGGAGTTCGGTGAGAATCAGTTCGTCGGCGTCGGGGAGGAACTGGCGGTAGACGGTTTCGCCGCCGACGACGTACGCCTCGTCGTCGCGGGCGCGGGCGGCTGAGACGGCTTCCTCGACGCTTCCGACGCCGACGACGCCGTCCGGGAGGCCGTCGGGATTGCTGGTGAGGACGACGTTCGTGCGGTCGGGGAGCGGGCCGCCGATGCGCTCGCGGATGCTCTCGAACGTCCGCCGACCCATGATGACGGGATGGCCGGTCGTGGTTTGCTTGAAGTGCGCGAGGTCTTCGGGGTAGTGCCAGGGCATCCCGCCCTCGCGGCCGATGACGCCGTTCGCGGCGACGGCGGCGACGATGCTGAGTTTCATTCCGCCACGCCGAAGTCCAGGCCGGGATGCGACTCGTAGTCCGAGAGCGCGATATCGCCGAATTCGAGCGCGTCGAGGGGTTTGTCGGCGACGTCGATGTCGGGCTTGGGCTTGGGGTCGCGGGAGAGCTGTTCGAGGAGGCCGGGGACGTGGTCGTACGGCTTCCCGCGCGGGTCGGTGCTCCCCGCGGGGGCTTCGGCTTCGACCCACGATTTCACGTCGAGCGGGTCGTCGTCGGCGAGCCGGGACTGGAGTTCGGCGAGGTTATCGCCGTACCAGTCGCCGCGCGCGCCCTCGCCGCAGTAGACGTGGGCGTCCACGACGGTGTGCGCGAACGTCCCGGGTTCGAAGCCGGTGCGTTGAGCAATCGCGGTGAGGAGGAGCGCGTACGCCGCGAGGTTGAACGGCACGCCGAGCGCGATGTCGCCCGAGCGCTGGGTGAGGTGGAGGTTCAGCCGGTCGCCCTGGACGTTGAACACGAACGTGTAGTGACACGGCGGGAGCGTGGAGACGGCGGCGTTCGCGGGATGCCAGGCGTTCACGACGATACGCCGCGAGTTCGGGTTCTCCTCCAGCTGGTCGAGGACGTACTGAATCTGGTCGAACGTCCCCTCGTCGTTCACCCAGTCATTCTCCTCGCCAGCCCACGTCTCGCCCGGCAGTCCCTCGTCCGGGATGGGGTAGCGCCGCCAGAACCGGCCGTAGGCGGTGTCGAGGTGGCCGTCCTCGTCCGCCCACTCGTCCCAGATACCGGTCTTCTCGCGGAGGTCGCGGACGTGCTCCTCGCCGGAGAGGTACCAGAGGAGTTCGTGCAGCATCGACTTCCAGCGGAAGCCGTCCATCTTCTTCGTCGTCAGGAGCGGGTAGCCGTCCGCGAGGTCCGTCTCGTAGTGCCGGCTGAACGCCGAAATCGTATCGACGCCCGTCCGGTTCGGCTTGTGGTTGCCGCCCCGGAGGGTCTCGGATACGAGCCCGAGGTACTGTTCCATACGCGTGCAGAACGCGCCTGCACCCTAAAGTGGTACTCCTCTCGGTCAGCGCGCGTCGGCGCTGGTGGCGCGCGCCATGTAGTAGACGGCGACCGCGCCGAGCGCGAGGTCGAGCGCGCCGAGCACGGCGACCGCGGGGACGAGCGTGTCCCACATCCCGCCGAACGCGGTGACCTCGATGACGGTCATGGTGTCCCGGCCGAACATCAGCGCGCGGGCGGCGTCCACGCCGTACGTGATGGGGTTGAAGGCGGCGACGGTCTGCACCCAGCCCGGCAGGCTCTCCAGGGGGAGGAAGGCGCTGGAGAGGAAGAGCAGGGGGAACTGGAGGACGTTCACGGCGATCATCGTGGACTCCTGGTCGCGGGTGGCGAGCGCCATGACGTTAGAGAACGCCGTGAACCAGATGGAGAAGAGGATGCCGACGGCGACGATGCCGAGCGCGCCGAGGACGCCGGTGTCGATGTAGTCGGTGAAACTCCCGCCCTCGCCGAGGAGGAGGAGGACGTAGCCGAACGCGAGGATGATGACGACCTGGACGACGATGCGGATGACCTCGGAGAGCGACTTCCCGAAGAACACCGCGCCGCGGTGCATCGGCGAGACGAGCGCCTTCTCGAACATCCCGGACTCGATGTCCTCCACGAGGCCGACGCCGGACGTGGTCGCGGCGATGAGCGACACCTGGATTGCGATGGCGGGCACGAGGTAGGTGACGTAACTCACGTCGCCGCCGACCATGCCGCTAATCGCACCGCCCGCGAGGTTCCCGAACACCTCCGTGAACAACACGAGGAACATGATGGGGTTCAGGAGGCTGAACGTCACCACGAACGGGTTGCGGATGGTGCGAATCAGCCAGCGCTTGAGGTTCACCCAGGTGTCCACGACGAAGCCGTTTCCGGCCGCGCGGCCGTCGCTCATTCGCCATCACCCGCGTCGGCGTCGTCCGCGGGGTCGGCGTCGTACTCCTCGCCGGTGATGGCGAGGAACACGTCGTCCAGGGTCGGACTCCGGACGTTGAACCCGGTGACGGTGAGGCCGGCGTCGGAGAGCGCGACGAGGAGGTCGGTGCCGTGCCGGCGCGCCTCCGCGGACGTGACGACGATGCCCGCGTCGGTCGTCTCGACGGCGTCCGGGCCGTCCACGAGCCGCGAGTCGAGCGCGAGGTCGCGGGCGCGCTCGACCTCGTCCGCGGTCGGGTCGTCGAGGTCGATTTCGAGCACGTCGCCGCCGACTCGCGACTTGAGTTCCTGCGGGGAGCCGTCCACGGCGATTTCGCCGTCCCGGATGACCGCGATGCGGTCGCAGAGGTGGTCGGCCTCCTCCAGGTACTGCGTCGTGAGGAAGATGGTGGTGCCGCGGTCGTTCACGCGCTCGAAGTACTCCCAGAGGCGGTTTCGCGCCTTCGGGTCGAGGCCCGTCGTCGGTTCGTCCAGGAAGACGATCGGGGGTTCGTGGACGAGCGCGGTCGCCACGTCGAGGCGTTTTTTCATCCCGCCCGAGAAGTCCTTCGCCTGCTTGTCCGCCACGTCCGCGAGGTCGACGAGGTCGAGGAGTTCGTCGATGCGGTCGCCGCGCGCGTCGGCGCGGACGCCGTACGCCTCGCACGCGAACCGGATGTTCTCCCGTGCGGTCAACTGGGGGTCGATACTCGTCTCCTGGGCCATGTACCCGATGGATTTGCGAACCTCGCGGGGGTCGTCCTCGACGTCGTAGCCGTTCACCGTCACCGACCCCGCGGTCGGTTTCAGGAGGGTGACGAGCGTCTTGATGGTCGTCGTCTTCCCCGCGCCGTTCGCGCCGAGGAACCCGAAGAACTCGCCCTCCGGCACGTCCATCGACACGTCCGTGACGGCCTCGGTTCCGTCGGCGTACGTCAACGCCAGGTGGTCGGCATCTATCGCGCTCACACGGGGAGGAAGGAACTCAGCCGACTAAGCCGTTTTGACTGAACGGTCAGTCACTTTCGGTGGTTGCGTAGTAGAGCGCCGGGAGACCGAGCGGGAGCGCGAGCACGCCGAACGCGCCCGCCGCGACCACCGCCCGGTCGCCGTCGGTTCGAGCGACGAGGAACGCGGCGACGCCGACGGCGGCGATAGCGTACGCGAGCGTGCTCCAGACCGTGACGTACGACGAGCAGTACGCCCAGCAGACGAACGTGTACGCGGGCGCGTTCCACGTCGCCGGGTCGGGCTTCGGCCAGAAGTACCGGCAGTACGTGGTGAGCGCAACCATCAGGACGGCGGGCAATCCGACGAGCCACGTCGAGCGACGGAGGCCGGTCGCGGGGGCGTATCGGCGGTACGCCGCGAGCAGCGCGAACGGGAGGCCGAACACCCACAGCCAGACGGCGAGCGTGTACGACACCGGCCAGTGCTCGATGCGGGGTTGCGCGTAGGGGAGGCGGAGCGACGGCGGGAGCGTCGCCCACGGGAACGAGGGGTCGGGGACGGGGTTCGTGACGAACGCGACAAGGCCGAGGAGCGTGCCGGCGACGAGCGCGTACACGCCCCAGTCGGCGGCGCGGTCGAGACGACCGGGGAGGGACGGGGTAGCCGGACGTGGCATGTGGGGTCGTACGTACTCGTCGTTCACGGGCGTTTCCCGTTCGAAACCCCGGCGAAACACCCGTCTCCTCGAACAGTCCCGAACGGGTACCAGGGAAAACGTCGGAATCCGAACCGGGTTGGCGTCATCGGCGAGCGCCGCGAGCGCCGGTCACTCCAGGACGAGGACGTGCCGGTCGAGCGAGCGGTGGACGCGCCGCACGAACCGGGATTCGACGGTCCAGCCCGCGGCCGTAGCCTCGTCCCGCCAGTCGCGGTCGGCGACGAGCACGCACCGCCCGGTGGTGACGCGTTCGACCTCGGAGAGCGCGCCGCCCACGAGGTCGCGGAGACCGTGCGTCTCGATTTTCGACTGTCGGCCGTATGGCGCGTCGAACACCGCCGCATCGACCGCGTCCGCGCGGAGGGGCAGGCGGGTGGCGTCCCCGCGCCACACCGCGAAGTCGTCGGCGTACTCGCGGAGGTTCTCTCGCGCCCCCCGCACCATCTTCTCCTGCGCGTCGTTCCCGAGCGGGCGCGCGCCGACCAGGCCGGCCTCGATGAGCACGCCGCCCGTCCCGCACATCGGGTCGAGGAGGCGGGTTCCCGACCGCGCGCCGGCGAGGTTGACGAGGGCGCGGGCGAGCATCGGATCCATCGACCCCGGCTGGAAGAACGGGCGCTTCGTGGGTTTGCGGGCGTCGTAGTCGCGGTCGGTCGCGACCGCGAGCCAGCCGAGCGCGCACGCGTCGTCGCTGAACGCCGCGCGCAGGACGAAGTCGGGGTCGTCGAGGTCCACGGAAAACCCGCGGTCTGTGAGGACGCCGCCGAGTTCGCGCTCCGCGCGCTGCGTGTCCACGCCCGCGCTCCCCCGTACGTCCGTCGCGCGCACCGCGACCGTCCCCTCGATGCCGACGTTCGCGGCGTCCAGGAGGGTCGCGGCGCTCTCGACGCTCGCGTCCGTGCGGCCGACGAGGCGGCTCGCGTACCGCGTGAACGCGAGGTCGGCGGCGCGGTCGAGGTCGAGCGACGGCGCGACGGCGAGACCGGGCGCGACCAGGTCGGCGTCCGGCGCGGCGGCCGCGCGCGCCTCCGCGAGCGCGAAGTCGTCGTCCGACCCGACGAGTTCGAGGAGGTACACACCGGCGGTTGGGGGCGTCCACACAAGGCGTTTGTTAAAAGCAGGTAGGCGTCCGGCTCGCCGGACCGCCAAACTTTATAAAGGTTAAATACGATATTTAAGTCGTATATGACCGACCCCAAGGAAACCATCAACATTGAAAAC from Salarchaeum japonicum carries:
- a CDS encoding AAA family ATPase; its protein translation is MDDPLWIETHAPSLDDIPQEDVRERLQDAVDEPVNLVLHGPVGVGKTAAVRALAAAAHESENDLFELNVKDFFGMTKKEIANDPRFEHFITPKRKRESSKADLINYVLKESASYPPVSGDYTTVLLDNAESIREDFQQALRRVMEQHHEATQFVIATRQPTKLIPPIRSRCFPVSVRAPTADETVGVLRDIVEAEEVAYEDDGLEYVAGYAAGNLRKAVTAAQATYEAEGEVTMDAAYETLQDVGLDDEISGMLDDAEAGDFTDARSTLDDLLVDEGLDGTEVLDEILRVGRSRYAGDDLAELHELAGDVDVMLAEGNSDRVQLGRMLAELGR
- a CDS encoding dihydrofolate reductase; amino-acid sequence: MKLSIVAAVAANGVIGREGGMPWHYPEDLAHFKQTTTGHPVIMGRRTFESIRERIGGPLPDRTNVVLTSNPDGLPDGVVGVGSVEEAVSAARARDDEAYVVGGETVYRQFLPDADELILTELREEYEGDTHFPDWNREDWAEVERDDREEFAFVTYRRRTDES
- the thyA gene encoding thymidylate synthase, which encodes MEQYLGLVSETLRGGNHKPNRTGVDTISAFSRHYETDLADGYPLLTTKKMDGFRWKSMLHELLWYLSGEEHVRDLREKTGIWDEWADEDGHLDTAYGRFWRRYPIPDEGLPGETWAGEENDWVNDEGTFDQIQYVLDQLEENPNSRRIVVNAWHPANAAVSTLPPCHYTFVFNVQGDRLNLHLTQRSGDIALGVPFNLAAYALLLTAIAQRTGFEPGTFAHTVVDAHVYCGEGARGDWYGDNLAELQSRLADDDPLDVKSWVEAEAPAGSTDPRGKPYDHVPGLLEQLSRDPKPKPDIDVADKPLDALEFGDIALSDYESHPGLDFGVAE
- a CDS encoding ABC transporter permease — its product is MSDGRAAGNGFVVDTWVNLKRWLIRTIRNPFVVTFSLLNPIMFLVLFTEVFGNLAGGAISGMVGGDVSYVTYLVPAIAIQVSLIAATTSGVGLVEDIESGMFEKALVSPMHRGAVFFGKSLSEVIRIVVQVVIILAFGYVLLLLGEGGSFTDYIDTGVLGALGIVAVGILFSIWFTAFSNVMALATRDQESTMIAVNVLQFPLLFLSSAFLPLESLPGWVQTVAAFNPITYGVDAARALMFGRDTMTVIEVTAFGGMWDTLVPAVAVLGALDLALGAVAVYYMARATSADAR
- a CDS encoding ABC transporter ATP-binding protein, with amino-acid sequence MSAIDADHLALTYADGTEAVTDVSMDVPEGEFFGFLGANGAGKTTTIKTLVTLLKPTAGSVTVNGYDVEDDPREVRKSIGYMAQETSIDPQLTARENIRFACEAYGVRADARGDRIDELLDLVDLADVADKQAKDFSGGMKKRLDVATALVHEPPIVFLDEPTTGLDPKARNRLWEYFERVNDRGTTIFLTTQYLEEADHLCDRIAVIRDGEIAVDGSPQELKSRVGGDVLEIDLDDPTADEVERARDLALDSRLVDGPDAVETTDAGIVVTSAEARRHGTDLLVALSDAGLTVTGFNVRSPTLDDVFLAITGEEYDADPADDADAGDGE
- a CDS encoding TIGR01177 family methyltransferase, with product MYLLELVGSDDDFALAEARAAAAPDADLVAPGLAVAPSLDLDRAADLAFTRYASRLVGRTDASVESAATLLDAANVGIEGTVAVRATDVRGSAGVDTQRAERELGGVLTDRGFSVDLDDPDFVLRAAFSDDACALGWLAVATDRDYDARKPTKRPFFQPGSMDPMLARALVNLAGARSGTRLLDPMCGTGGVLIEAGLVGARPLGNDAQEKMVRGARENLREYADDFAVWRGDATRLPLRADAVDAAVFDAPYGRQSKIETHGLRDLVGGALSEVERVTTGRCVLVADRDWRDEATAAGWTVESRFVRRVHRSLDRHVLVLE